Genomic window (Pseudomonas hydrolytica):
GATGATGCTGCGCCACATGGGCTGGAGCGAGGCGGCCGATCTGATCATCAAGGGCACCAACGGCGCCATCGCCGCCAAGACCGTGACCTATGACTTCGAGCGTCTGATGGAGGGAGCGAAACTGATGTCCTGCTCCGAATTCGGCGATGCGATGATCAGCCACATGTGATCGGCAGATCGGTTCAGAGCGTGAAAAAAAGGCCGGTCACATGACCGGCCTTTTCATGGCGACTTGCCAGGGTACTCAGACTTCGACAGTGCTCGCGATATTTTGCGCCTGGGGTACGGCCGCTGGGGCGTCCTGGGTGGCGGTAACCGCGCTGATATTGACCGCATGCAGTCCTTTGGGGCCTTGCACGATCTCGAAGCGGACCGGCTGGCCGGCCTTGAGTGTTTTATAACCGTCCATCTGGATGGCCGAGTAGTGGGCGAACAGGTCCTCATCTCGGCCATCGGCCAGGATGAATCCATAGCCCTTGGCGTTGTTGAACCACTTGACCTTACCACTGAGCATGCTGATATCCCTCTGCAAAGGACTCCATCTCTGGAGTATCATCCACTTCGATTCCGCGCGATAACCGACCAGGCTGGGCGAAGGCGTGGAACCCCGGATACCCACCAATGGGTATTCATTGTTTGTAACACCCTTTTGCCGATAGTCAAGGCTATACGGCGGACGGCTGAGAACTCAGTCAAACTCCCTCTAGCATCCCTGTTCGTCCGGCCCCGAACCTCTGATTCCAGCATGCATGCAAGTAGCCAGATTCGACTAACATTCAATCAGGATCACCCGGCAGAGCATGAGGACGACTCGTCCGGTATCGCTGTCCAGGAATCCAAGCCAGCATTGCAGGCACCACCGATGTACAAGGTGGTCTTATTCAATGACGACTACACCCCGATGGATTTTGTCGTCGAAGTGCTTGAAACCTTTTTCGGCATGAACCGGGAGCTGGCGACCAAGATCATGCTGACCGTCCATACAGAAGGACGTGCGGTATGTGGCGTGTATACCCGCGATATTGCGGAGACCAAGGCAATGCAGGTCAACCAGTACGCGCGGGAGAGTCAGCATCCGCTACTCTGTGAAATAGAGAAGGACGGTTAACGCCGGCCACTTGGGTATGAGGTGAAGCTATGTTGAATCGAGAGCTCGAAGTCACCCTCAATCTGGCTTTCAAGGAGGCCCGTGCCAAACGTCATGAATTCATGACGGTCGAGCATCTGCTGCTCGCCTTGCTGGATAACGAAGCTGCGGCCAGTGTACTGCGGGCCTGCGGGGCCAATCTCGACAAGCTGCGCCATGATCTGCAGGAGTTCATCGACTCCACCACGCCACTGATTCCGCAGCACGACGAGGAGCGCGAAACCCAGCCGACCCTGGGCTTCCAGCGCGTGCTGCAGCGTGCAGTGTTCCACGTGCAGAGTTCCGGCAAGCGTGAAGTGACCGGCGCCAACGTGCTGGTGGCGATCTTCAGCGAGCAGGAAAGTCAGGCCGTGTTCCTGCTCAAGCAGCAGAGCGTGGCCCGTATCGACGTGGTCAACTACATCGCTCACGGTATTTCCAAGGTCCCTGGCCATGGCGATCAGCATGAGCACGACCAGGACATGCAGGACGAGGAGGGTGGCGAGTCGTCCACCTCCGGCAACCCGCTGGATGCCTACGCCAGCAACCTCAACGAGCTGGCGCGCCAGGGGCGTATCGATCCGCTGGTCGGTCGCGAGCATGAGGTCGAGCGCGTAGCGCAGATTCTCGCCCGTCGGCGCAAGAACAACCCGCTGCTGGTGGGTGAGGCCGGTGTCGGCAAGACCGCCATCGCCGAGGGCCTGGCCAAGCGTATCGTCGACGAGCAGGTGCCCGATCTGCTGGCCGACAGCGTGGTCTATTCCCTGGACCTTGGTGCGCTGCTGGCCGGGACCAAGTACCGCGGCGACTTCGAGAAGCGCTTCAAGGCGCTGCTCAATGAGCTGCGCAAGCGTCCGCATGCCATTCTGTTCATCGACGAGATCCACACCATCATCGGTGCCGGTGCTGCATCGGGTGGGGTAATGGATGCCTCCAACCTGCTCAAGCCGATGCTGTCCTCTGGCGAGATTCGCTGCATCGGTTCCACCACCTTCCAGGAATTTCGCGGCATCTTCGAGAAGGATCGCGCTTTGGCGCGGCGCTTCCAGAAGGTCGACGTGGTCGAACCGTCTGTGGAGGACACCGTCGGCATCCTCAAGGGGCTCAAGGCGCGTTTCGAGCAGCATCACCATATCGAGTACAGCGATGAGGCCCTGCGCGCCGCGGCCGAGCTGGCTGCGCGCTACATCAACGACCGGCATATGCCGGACAAGGCCATCGACGTGATCGACGAAGCCGGCGCCTATCAGCGCCTGCAGCCGGAAGACAAGCGTGTGCCGCGCATCGACGTGGCGCAGGTCGAGGACATCGTCGCCAAGATCGCGCGGATTCCGCCGAAGCATGTGTCCAGCTCCGACAAGGAGCTGCTGCGCAACCTCGAGCGTGATCTCAAGCTCACCGTGTTCGGTCAGGATGCCGCCATCGATTCGCTGGCCACCGCGATCAAGCTGTCGCGCGCCGGGCTCAAGGCGCCGGACAAGCCGGTCGGCTCCTTCCTCTTCGCCGGTCCCACCGGCGTGGGCAAGACCGAGGCGGCTCGTCAGTTGGCCAAGGCGATGGGCATCGAGCTGGTGCGCTTCGACATGTCCGAGTACATGGAGCGGCATACCGTTTCCCGTCTGATCGGCGCGCCGCCTGGCTACGTCGGTTTCGATCAGGGCGGTCTGCTCACCGAGGCCATCACCAAGCAGCCGCACTGCGTGCTGCTGCTCGACGAGATCGAGAAGGCGCATCCGGAAGTCTTCAACCTGCTGCTGCAGGTGATGGACCACGGCACGCTGACTGACAACAACGGGCGCAAGGCGGACTTCCGCAACGTGATCCTTATCATGACCACCAACGCCGGTGCGGAAACCGCCTCGCGTGCGTCGATCGGCTTCACCCAGCAGGATCATTCCACCGATGCCATGGAAGTGATCAAGAAGAGCTTCACGCCGGAGTTCCGCAACCGTCTGGACACCATCATCCAGTTTGGTCGCCTCAGTCACGAGACGATCAAGAGCATCGTCGACAAGTTCCTCACCGAACTGCAGGCGCAGCTGGAAGACAAGCGTGTCACCCTGGAGGTCAGCGATGCGGCGCGCAGCTGGCTGGCCGAGCGTGGTTACGACGTGATGATGGGCGCCAGGCCGATGGCGCGTTTGATCCAGGACAAGATCAAGCGCCCTCTGGCAGAGGAAATCCTCTTCGGCGAGCTGGCCGAGCATGGCGGCGTGGTGCACATCGACATCAAGGATGGCGAGCCGAGCTTCGAGTACGAGACGACGGCGGAAGTCGCCTGATCGAAGGCAACACCAACGAAAACGCCCGGCAGTGCCGGGCGTTTTCGTTTGGTGCTTGGCTTAACGGGCGCGGTAGGTGATGCGGCCCTTGCTCAAGTCATAAGGTGTCAGCTCGACGCGCACCTTGTCACCAGTGAGAATGCGGATGTAGTTCTTGCGCATCTTGCCGGAGATGTGCGCGGTAACGACGTGCCCGTTTTCCAACTCCACGCGGAACATGGTGTTGGGCAGGGTGTCGACGACAGTGCCTTCCATTTCGAAGCTGTCTTCTTTCGACATGCAGTAAAGCCCTCGGTATCCAGGAAATGGCCCGGTGCAACTGGCGCCAGGCAAAAGCGGCGTGCATTGTGCCCGAAAACAGGAGGCTGCGCCAAGGGGCTTGGATTGTTCGGCTTGCCTTGAGGGCGCGCGTGATTAGGTCAGAAGCGTCCAGCGCTGATTGACGAACAGTTCGATGGGCCGGTACTGGGTCTTGTAGTTCATCTTGCGGCAGTTCTTGATCCAGTAACCAAGGTAGACGGCCCCCAGCCCCAGGCGCGCGGTCTCGCCGATCTGCCAGAGGATGGCGAAGCGCCCCAGGCTGCGGCGCTCTTCGGCCGGATCGTAGAAGGTGTAGACCGCCGAAAGACCGTTCGGCAGAACGTCGGTCACCGCGATGGCCACCAGGCGTCCCGCCAGGCGGAATTCATAGAAGCGCGAGAACGGCAGGTCGCGGACGAGGAAGGTGGAGAACTGGTCGCGGCTCGGTGGGTACATGTCGCCATCGGCGTGGCGCTGTTCTATGTAGCGCACGTAGAGGTCGTAATACTCCTCGGTGAAGGCGGGGCGCACGGGATGCACGCTGACGTCTTCGTTGCGCTTGAGAATGCGTCGCTGCTGGCGATTGGGTGTGAACAGGGCGGCCGGGATGCGTGCCGGAATGCAAGCCGTGCACTGCTGGCAGTGTGGGCGGTAGAGGTGGTCGCCGCTGCGGCGAAAGCCCATTTCCGAAAGCTCGGCATAGACCAGCACGTCCATGGGCTGACTGGGGTCGAGAAACAGGGTGGTGGCCTGCTCCGCGGGCAGATAGCTGCATGGATGTGGCTGAGTGGCATAGAACTTCAGGCGGGCCAGCTCGGTCATGGCGGTGTCTCGGGAAAGCCTGATAAAGAGTGTAAGCCAGGCTTGCTCGATCGACTAGGCGAGCCAGTCGGCTCGGCTGGGCAGGTCGAGATGGCGCTGCAGATAGTCGGCGAACGTCGCGCGGGGTATGGCCCTGGCGCCGAAGCTGTGCAGGTGCTGGGTGGGCATCTGGCAATCGATGAGCACGAAGCCCCATTCCTGCAGCTTGCCGACCAGCGTGGCAAAACCCACCTTGGAAGCATTGTCGGCGCGGCTGAACATGGATTCGCCGAAGAACAGCTGGCCGATGGCCAGGCCATAGAGGCCGCCC
Coding sequences:
- the cspD gene encoding cold shock domain-containing protein CspD, which gives rise to MLSGKVKWFNNAKGYGFILADGRDEDLFAHYSAIQMDGYKTLKAGQPVRFEIVQGPKGLHAVNISAVTATQDAPAAVPQAQNIASTVEV
- the clpS gene encoding ATP-dependent Clp protease adapter ClpS, whose protein sequence is MHASSQIRLTFNQDHPAEHEDDSSGIAVQESKPALQAPPMYKVVLFNDDYTPMDFVVEVLETFFGMNRELATKIMLTVHTEGRAVCGVYTRDIAETKAMQVNQYARESQHPLLCEIEKDG
- the clpA gene encoding ATP-dependent Clp protease ATP-binding subunit ClpA, encoding MLNRELEVTLNLAFKEARAKRHEFMTVEHLLLALLDNEAAASVLRACGANLDKLRHDLQEFIDSTTPLIPQHDEERETQPTLGFQRVLQRAVFHVQSSGKREVTGANVLVAIFSEQESQAVFLLKQQSVARIDVVNYIAHGISKVPGHGDQHEHDQDMQDEEGGESSTSGNPLDAYASNLNELARQGRIDPLVGREHEVERVAQILARRRKNNPLLVGEAGVGKTAIAEGLAKRIVDEQVPDLLADSVVYSLDLGALLAGTKYRGDFEKRFKALLNELRKRPHAILFIDEIHTIIGAGAASGGVMDASNLLKPMLSSGEIRCIGSTTFQEFRGIFEKDRALARRFQKVDVVEPSVEDTVGILKGLKARFEQHHHIEYSDEALRAAAELAARYINDRHMPDKAIDVIDEAGAYQRLQPEDKRVPRIDVAQVEDIVAKIARIPPKHVSSSDKELLRNLERDLKLTVFGQDAAIDSLATAIKLSRAGLKAPDKPVGSFLFAGPTGVGKTEAARQLAKAMGIELVRFDMSEYMERHTVSRLIGAPPGYVGFDQGGLLTEAITKQPHCVLLLDEIEKAHPEVFNLLLQVMDHGTLTDNNGRKADFRNVILIMTTNAGAETASRASIGFTQQDHSTDAMEVIKKSFTPEFRNRLDTIIQFGRLSHETIKSIVDKFLTELQAQLEDKRVTLEVSDAARSWLAERGYDVMMGARPMARLIQDKIKRPLAEEILFGELAEHGGVVHIDIKDGEPSFEYETTAEVA
- the infA gene encoding translation initiation factor IF-1 translates to MSKEDSFEMEGTVVDTLPNTMFRVELENGHVVTAHISGKMRKNYIRILTGDKVRVELTPYDLSKGRITYRAR
- a CDS encoding arginyltransferase, yielding MTELARLKFYATQPHPCSYLPAEQATTLFLDPSQPMDVLVYAELSEMGFRRSGDHLYRPHCQQCTACIPARIPAALFTPNRQQRRILKRNEDVSVHPVRPAFTEEYYDLYVRYIEQRHADGDMYPPSRDQFSTFLVRDLPFSRFYEFRLAGRLVAIAVTDVLPNGLSAVYTFYDPAEERRSLGRFAILWQIGETARLGLGAVYLGYWIKNCRKMNYKTQYRPIELFVNQRWTLLT